A single Nostoc sp. PCC 7107 DNA region contains:
- a CDS encoding pyridoxal phosphate-dependent aminotransferase: MKLAARVSQVKPSLTLAIAAKAKAMKAEGIDVCSFSAGEPDFDTPAHIKAAAAKALEEGKTKYGPAAGEPKLREAIAQKLKTDNGLDYKSENVIVTNGGKHSLYNLILALIDPGDEVIIPAPYWLSYPEMVTLAGGVSVIVNTDVSTGYKITPEQLRQAITPKTKLFVLNSPSNPTGMVYTPEEIKALAQVVVDADIYVVSDEIYEKILYDGAEHISIGSLGQEIFQRTFISNGFAKAYSMTGWRIGYLAGPIEIIKAANSIQGHSTSNVCTFAQYGAIAALQESQDCVAEMLQAFTKRRQVMLERINAIPGLNCPKPDGAFYLFPDISKTGLKSLDFCNALIEEHQVAVIPGIAFGADNNIRLSYATDLTTIEKGLDRLEKFVRTRI; encoded by the coding sequence ATGAAACTGGCAGCAAGAGTAAGTCAGGTAAAACCTTCTTTAACCTTAGCGATCGCAGCTAAAGCTAAGGCCATGAAGGCAGAAGGTATAGATGTTTGTAGTTTTAGCGCTGGCGAACCAGATTTTGACACCCCAGCGCACATTAAAGCCGCAGCAGCAAAAGCTTTGGAAGAAGGCAAAACCAAGTATGGCCCCGCAGCTGGAGAACCAAAGTTAAGGGAAGCGATCGCCCAGAAGCTGAAAACTGATAATGGTTTAGATTACAAGTCAGAAAATGTCATCGTCACTAATGGCGGTAAACATTCTTTGTACAACTTGATATTGGCACTCATCGATCCGGGTGATGAGGTGATTATTCCGGCTCCCTATTGGCTGAGTTATCCCGAAATGGTAACGTTGGCTGGTGGTGTATCCGTAATTGTCAACACTGATGTTTCCACTGGCTATAAAATTACACCAGAACAACTGCGCCAAGCTATTACCCCCAAAACAAAGTTATTTGTCCTCAACTCCCCATCTAACCCCACAGGGATGGTGTACACGCCAGAGGAAATTAAAGCTTTGGCTCAAGTAGTAGTTGATGCAGATATCTATGTAGTTTCCGATGAGATTTACGAAAAAATTCTCTACGACGGTGCAGAACACATTAGCATTGGTTCTCTCGGTCAAGAAATTTTTCAGCGTACCTTTATTAGTAACGGCTTTGCGAAAGCTTACTCCATGACAGGTTGGCGAATCGGTTACTTAGCCGGGCCAATAGAAATTATTAAAGCCGCCAATTCCATTCAAGGGCATAGTACATCTAACGTGTGTACCTTTGCTCAATATGGAGCGATCGCCGCCTTACAAGAATCGCAAGACTGTGTAGCCGAAATGCTCCAAGCTTTTACCAAACGGCGACAAGTGATGCTAGAGAGAATCAACGCCATTCCTGGCCTGAATTGTCCCAAACCAGATGGTGCTTTTTATCTGTTTCCCGATATCAGTAAAACCGGACTTAAATCCTTAGACTTTTGCAACGCTTTGATTGAAGAACATCAAGTTGCAGTCATTCCCGGAATTGCCTTTGGTGCAGATAATAACATTCGCCTTTCCTACGCCACTGATTTAACCACAATTGAAAAGGGATTGGATAGGTTAGAAAAATTTGTGCGGACTCGTATTTAA
- a CDS encoding transposase → MARECTHVAMESTGEYWRPVFNILEANFQVLLVNAHHIKNVPGRKTDTKDAQ, encoded by the coding sequence ATGGCAAGGGAATGTACTCACGTAGCGATGGAAAGCACGGGAGAGTATTGGCGGCCAGTATTTAATATCTTGGAGGCAAATTTTCAAGTATTACTGGTGAATGCTCACCACATCAAAAACGTACCTGGACGGAAAACTGATACCAAGGATGCTCAATAG
- a CDS encoding IS4 family transposase — MLPKFYQNCFQNVLTPAQYKMLEILLMLLQFHKTVTIEKLATVFPQPIKFESRRRSIQRFLLLPQLSIPYLWFPLLKRWVKNSLKRGEKRLIFAIDRTQWRSQNVFVISLIEQKRAIPVYWLLLPKKGCSNLGEQKKLIRPLLQLFKGYQMLVLGDREFHSIKLANWLHSKGIDFVLRQKQGTYIRQENQSHQRLQSLGLTPGISFFLTGIQATKQKGFANFNLAGYYKRKYRGVVEPAGWFLLTNLDSLKDAIKAFKLRSGIEAMFKDCKTGGYNLESTYADGQRLIALILLIAIAYTCAILVGRNSRSSGLQKYVGRLKELQRLHRRHSAFWIGLYGQLWVGAMEFWADLAHELMRLKPSKLPYFQQGLRAMTLIQSAL, encoded by the coding sequence ATGTTACCTAAATTCTACCAAAACTGCTTTCAAAATGTACTGACACCCGCACAGTACAAGATGCTAGAAATCTTACTAATGCTATTGCAATTTCATAAAACTGTGACAATTGAGAAACTAGCAACAGTATTTCCACAACCGATAAAATTTGAAAGTCGGAGGCGGAGTATACAAAGATTTTTACTACTACCTCAGTTGTCGATTCCATATCTGTGGTTTCCCCTGCTCAAACGATGGGTGAAAAATAGTCTGAAAAGAGGAGAGAAACGGCTAATATTTGCGATTGATAGAACACAATGGCGTTCACAAAATGTATTTGTAATTAGTTTAATAGAACAAAAAAGAGCAATACCTGTGTACTGGCTATTGTTACCTAAAAAAGGATGTAGCAATTTGGGAGAGCAGAAAAAATTAATTCGTCCACTATTGCAGTTATTTAAGGGATATCAAATGCTGGTACTGGGAGATAGAGAATTCCACAGTATAAAACTAGCAAATTGGTTACATAGCAAGGGCATTGACTTTGTATTGCGTCAGAAACAAGGTACTTATATTCGGCAAGAAAACCAATCACACCAACGCTTACAATCTTTGGGATTAACTCCTGGCATCTCGTTTTTTTTGACAGGGATTCAAGCAACTAAACAGAAAGGGTTTGCCAATTTTAATCTCGCCGGATATTACAAGCGCAAATATCGTGGAGTTGTTGAGCCTGCTGGCTGGTTTTTATTAACTAACCTTGATAGTCTCAAAGATGCCATTAAAGCATTTAAGTTGCGGAGTGGTATCGAAGCCATGTTTAAAGATTGTAAAACTGGAGGGTATAATCTCGAATCTACTTATGCTGATGGTCAACGTTTGATAGCACTGATTTTATTAATTGCTATTGCCTATACTTGTGCTATTTTAGTTGGTCGTAATTCTCGCTCCTCTGGACTACAAAAATATGTTGGTCGTCTGAAGGAGTTACAACGATTGCACCGCCGACATAGTGCTTTTTGGATTGGTTTGTATGGTCAGTTATGGGTAGGGGCAATGGAATTTTGGGCTGATTTAGCTCATGAATTGATGCGCCTCAAGCCCAGTAAACTGCCATATTTTCAACAAGGTCTACGGGCTATGACTCTTATCCAGTCTGCTTTATAA
- a CDS encoding Mo-dependent nitrogenase C-terminal domain-containing protein — MIATNGFLNSLPVNPFSIQNPKSKIQNCISLRFRALCCLADECGKDVTVYC, encoded by the coding sequence ATGATTGCGACAAATGGATTTCTGAACAGCTTACCAGTAAACCCTTTCTCAATCCAAAATCCAAAATCTAAAATCCAAAATTGTATAAGTCTGCGTTTTCGAGCGCTGTGTTGTCTTGCTGATGAATGTGGTAAAGATGTAACTGTTTATTGTTAA
- a CDS encoding response regulator transcription factor has product MTHILLVEDEVKLARFIELELNYEGYQVSVAYDGLTALTAARELHPDLVILDWMLPGLSGLEICRRLRSTGDKVPVILLTAKDEVSDRVAGLDAGADDYVVKPFSVEELLARVRAHLRRNQEADAADILEFEDLSLNRRTREVYRGNRLIELTAKEFDLLDYLLSHPRQVITRDRILEEVWGYDFMGDSNIIEVYVRYLRLKLEINQEKRLIQTVRGVGYVLRE; this is encoded by the coding sequence ATGACACACATCTTACTTGTAGAAGATGAGGTCAAACTGGCGCGATTCATCGAATTGGAACTGAATTACGAAGGTTATCAAGTCAGTGTCGCCTACGATGGATTAACTGCGCTTACTGCGGCGCGGGAATTACATCCAGATTTAGTTATTTTAGATTGGATGTTACCTGGGTTATCAGGATTAGAAATTTGCCGTCGCCTACGGAGTACTGGTGATAAAGTCCCAGTAATATTATTAACTGCTAAAGATGAAGTCAGCGATCGCGTTGCCGGTTTAGATGCTGGTGCTGATGATTATGTAGTAAAACCGTTTAGCGTTGAAGAACTCTTAGCCAGAGTCCGCGCTCATCTGCGTCGCAATCAAGAAGCAGACGCAGCAGATATCTTAGAATTTGAAGACCTCAGCTTAAATCGCCGGACTAGAGAAGTTTATCGCGGCAATAGATTAATTGAATTAACCGCCAAAGAATTTGACTTGCTCGATTATTTACTTTCCCATCCCCGACAGGTAATTACCCGCGATCGCATTTTAGAAGAAGTCTGGGGTTACGACTTTATGGGCGATTCCAACATTATCGAAGTTTACGTCCGTTACTTGCGCCTCAAACTCGAAATCAATCAAGAAAAGCGCCTGATTCAAACCGTCCGAGGTGTTGGCTACGTCCTACGAGAGTAG
- a CDS encoding GNAT family N-acetyltransferase yields the protein MTSLLPRNLSVVIRPVHFRDLDGIERLTQESFTAMTPDESSCANHQMQSLRRWYGLLKFLSWFPNPLQYRFCAFVAEQGRMLLGMIQVSPFNRTRSTWRIDRVLLDRTADKQGIGSQLLRHCFESILEARTWLLEVNINDVDALALYRQNGFQRLAEITYWKIEADLLAELAQAEPDLPNLLPVSNADAQLLYQLDTASMPPLVRQVFDRNTRDFKTSLFGALTDAVKQWITKTEVVSGYVFEPQRKAAIGYFQVQLDRKGETPHVATLTVHPAYTWLYPELLSQLARIAQDFPQKGLRLASLDYQPEREEYLERIGAKRTEHTLIMSRSVWHKLRESKFVSLEGIQWTDVLQGLQPARKPIPGGMSWVKTVQPQSSDIPVPNKSESITFKCNNCNIEASCQNESVDGQQEK from the coding sequence ATGACTTCATTACTTCCTCGAAATCTCAGCGTTGTCATCCGGCCAGTCCACTTTCGGGATCTGGATGGAATTGAGCGATTAACCCAGGAGTCATTCACAGCAATGACTCCTGACGAATCTAGTTGTGCCAACCATCAGATGCAATCCCTGCGTCGCTGGTATGGATTACTCAAATTTTTGAGTTGGTTTCCTAATCCCCTACAGTATCGTTTCTGTGCATTCGTAGCTGAACAGGGACGGATGCTTTTAGGCATGATTCAGGTGTCACCATTTAACCGCACCCGTAGTACTTGGCGCATTGATCGGGTGCTGCTAGATCGCACCGCGGATAAGCAAGGAATTGGCTCACAATTGTTGCGTCACTGTTTTGAGTCGATTTTAGAAGCTCGGACTTGGTTATTAGAAGTAAATATTAATGATGTCGATGCCCTGGCACTGTATCGGCAAAATGGATTTCAACGTCTAGCAGAAATTACATACTGGAAAATTGAAGCTGATTTACTAGCGGAATTAGCACAAGCAGAACCAGATTTACCTAACTTGCTCCCAGTCAGTAACGCAGATGCTCAGTTGCTCTATCAACTAGATACAGCATCTATGCCGCCTTTAGTGCGTCAGGTATTTGACCGCAACACCCGCGATTTTAAAACTAGCTTGTTCGGAGCCTTAACTGATGCAGTCAAGCAGTGGATAACCAAAACTGAAGTTGTCAGTGGTTATGTGTTTGAACCTCAACGTAAAGCCGCAATTGGCTATTTTCAAGTGCAGCTTGACCGCAAAGGCGAAACTCCTCATGTAGCTACGCTGACAGTTCATCCTGCATACACTTGGTTGTATCCAGAATTGCTGTCGCAATTGGCGCGGATAGCACAAGACTTTCCCCAAAAGGGTTTGCGGCTGGCTTCTTTAGACTACCAGCCAGAAAGAGAAGAATATTTAGAACGGATTGGTGCGAAACGTACTGAACACACTTTGATCATGTCTCGCTCAGTGTGGCACAAACTCCGAGAATCAAAATTTGTCTCCCTAGAAGGCATTCAATGGACTGATGTACTGCAAGGTTTGCAACCAGCACGTAAGCCAATTCCAGGTGGTATGTCTTGGGTAAAAACAGTACAGCCACAATCCTCAGATATACCAGTGCCAAATAAATCAGAGTCTATTACCTTTAAGTGCAACAACTGTAACATTGAAGCCTCTTGCCAAAATGAATCTGTAGATGGTCAGCAGGAAAAGTAG
- the ruvX gene encoding Holliday junction resolvase RuvX translates to MTMTTKQYISALGLDVGSKRIGVAGCDRTGLIATGITTVERSSFERDVEQFQNIVDEREVEILVVGLPYSMDGSLGFQARQVQKFANRLGKALKLPIEYVDERLTSYQAEQMLIAEKVSPSRNKGLIDRKAAALILQQWLDTRRSTAVKMLSSMDSF, encoded by the coding sequence ATGACAATGACCACAAAGCAGTACATTTCAGCATTAGGATTAGACGTTGGCAGCAAGCGAATCGGCGTAGCTGGATGCGATCGCACTGGTTTAATTGCGACCGGAATTACAACAGTTGAACGCTCATCTTTTGAGCGCGATGTTGAGCAGTTCCAAAATATAGTTGATGAACGTGAAGTAGAAATCTTAGTAGTTGGTTTACCTTATTCAATGGATGGCTCTTTGGGATTTCAGGCGCGTCAAGTGCAGAAATTTGCCAATAGACTGGGTAAGGCTCTGAAACTACCCATAGAATATGTTGATGAGCGCTTAACCTCTTATCAAGCAGAGCAAATGCTCATTGCAGAAAAAGTCTCACCATCTCGGAATAAAGGTTTAATTGACCGCAAAGCAGCAGCATTAATTTTACAACAATGGCTAGATACTCGACGATCTACCGCAGTTAAGATGCTGTCGAGTATGGATAGCTTTTGA